A stretch of Anolis sagrei isolate rAnoSag1 chromosome X, rAnoSag1.mat, whole genome shotgun sequence DNA encodes these proteins:
- the LOC137094979 gene encoding mediator of RNA polymerase II transcription subunit 29-like, which translates to MAAQQQQQQQQLTMLQGQTGPAAASAASSSASTSAGAGQPGPGQVSSAGGAPMAVGQAPSGIQVAAQAQDFDPVQRFRLLLPQLKESLQNLMKVASQNFVQNTNIDSGQKSNDGPVQRVDKSLEEFYALCDQLELCLRLAYECLSQSFDSAKHSPTLVPTATKPDAVQTESLPYTQYLGMIKSQISCAKDIHNALLECSNKITGKVPSQGVL; encoded by the exons ATGGCGgcgcaacaacagcagcagcagcaacaactgaCGATGTTACAGGGCCAGACGGGGCCTGCTGCCGCCTCCGCCGCTTCTTCCTCCGCCTCAACCTCCGCCGGAGCCGGGCAACCGGGGCCGGGGCAGGTTTCTTCGGCGGGAGGGGCCCCAATGGCGGTCGGCCAGGCTCCATCCGGGATACAAGTGGCCGCGCAGGCGCAGGACTTCGATCCGGTGCAGCGCTTCCGCCTCTTGCTGCCTCAGCTCAAAGAGAGCTTACAg AACCTGATGAAAGTCGCCTCTCAGAACTTTGTGCAGAACACGAACATCGACAGTGGCCA GAAAAGCAACGACGGCCCAGTGCAGCGGGTGGACAAGAGCCTGGAGGAATTCTATGCCTTGTGCGACCAGCTGGAACTCTGCCTG CGCCTGGCCTACGAGTGCCTCTCCCAGAGCTTTGACAGCGCCAAGCACTCCCCGACGCTGGTGCCGACGGCCACCAAGCCGGACGCGGTCCAGACGGAGAGCCTGCCCTACACCCAGTACCTCGGCATGATCAAGTCCCAGATCTCCTGCGCCAAGGACATCCACAACGCCCTCCTGGAGTGCTCCAACAAGATCACCGGCAAAGTGCCCTCCCAGGGGGTCCTGTAG